In one window of Tachypleus tridentatus isolate NWPU-2018 chromosome 2, ASM421037v1, whole genome shotgun sequence DNA:
- the LOC143244381 gene encoding magnesium transporter NIPA2-like isoform X2 codes for MMERNLINQLSTNALVNSKSSLYSKLRVTRAPDFYNEISLYHNDVKVSQNFYIGLSLAVSSSVFIGASFIIKKKGLLKISREGQIRAGLGGYGYLKEWLWWAGFLSMAVGEGANFAAYAFAPATLVTPLGALSVLVSALLASKFLGERLNLLGKIGCLLCVLGSTVMVLHAPKEGSVATIEELGEESLQSGFVNYVIFVVVVSFLMISYCVPRYGNSNVIVHIVICSVIGSLSVMGCKGVGLALRETVAGTNKFTQWITWFCIFSVVICVTVQMNYLNKALDLFNTSVVTPIYYVFFTSFVIVASAILFREWGNMSAQDILGTISGFLIIICAIFLLNGFKDWDINLASVNSFLHRREGPPVMIHGETTNTTSLLFDSHSNSIYGDPRRTAQFSNFTPS; via the exons aTGATGGAAAGGAACCTCATAAACCAATTATCAACAAATGCTTTAGTAAATTCTAAAAGCAGCTTATATTCGAAGCTCAGAGTTACGAGAGCACCGGACTTTTATAATGAAATCTCTCTATACCACAATGATGTCAAAGTTAGTCAAAATTTCTACATTGGACTCTCATTGGCTGTTAGCTCTAGTGTCTTTATTGGAGCCAGTTTTATCATAAAAAAGAAAGGGCTTTTAAAGATAAGTCGAGAAGGACAGATTAGAGCAG gtTTAGGAGGATATGGATATTTGAAAGAATGGTTATGGTGGGCTGGATTTCTATCAA TGGCTGTTGGAGAAGGTGCCAATTTTGCTGCATATGCATTTGCTCCTGCTACTCTTGTTACACCTCTAGGAGCATTGAGTGTTTTAGTCAG TGCACTTCTTGCATCAAAGTTTCTAGGAGAGAGACTAAACCTGCTTGGTAAAATTGGATGTTTGCTGTGTGTTCTTGGATCCACTGTTATGGTATTACATGCTCCGAAAGAAGGGAGTGTTGCCACCATAGAGGAACTGGGAGAAGAGTCTTTACAATCTG GATTTGTCAACTATGTTATATTTGTGGTTGTGGTGAGCTTTCTGATGATCTCCTATTGTGTTCCAAGGTATGGTAATTCCAACGTAATCGTCCACATTGTCATCTGTTCAGTGATTGGCTCTTTATCAGTTATGGGCTGCAAGGGTGTGGGACTTGCTCTCCGTGAGACAGTTGCAGGTACAAATAAATTCACACAATGGATAACATGGTTTTGCATCTTCTCTGTTGTAATTTGTGTGACAGTCCAGATGAATTACCTCAACAAAGCTCTGGATCTCTTTAACACATCTGTTGTTACTCCCATCTATTACGTCTTTTTCACTTCCTTCGTGATTGTTGCATCTGCTATACTCTTTAGGGAATGGGGAAATATGAGTGCTCAAGACATACTGGGCACTATCTctgggtttcttatcatcattTGTGCCATTTTTCTTTTGAATGGGTTCAAAGATTGGGATATTAATCTGGCAAGTGTGAACTCTTTCCTTCATCGTAGAGAAGGTCCACCAGTTATGATCCATGGAGAGACAACCAACACCACCTCCTTACTATTTGATAGCCACTCTAACAGTATCTATGGTGACCCTCGACGAACTGCTCAGTTCTCCAACTTTACTCCCTCCTAG
- the LOC143244381 gene encoding magnesium transporter NIPA2-like isoform X3 — protein MMERNLINQLSTNALVNSKSSLYSKLRVTRAPDFYNEISLYHNDVKVSQNFYIGLSLAVSSSVFIGASFIIKKKGLLKISREGQIRAVAVGEGANFAAYAFAPATLVTPLGALSVLVSALLASKFLGERLNLLGKIGCLLCVLGSTVMVLHAPKEGSVATIEELGEESLQSGFVNYVIFVVVVSFLMISYCVPRYGNSNVIVHIVICSVIGSLSVMGCKGVGLALRETVAGTNKFTQWITWFCIFSVVICVTVQMNYLNKALDLFNTSVVTPIYYVFFTSFVIVASAILFREWGNMSAQDILGTISGFLIIICAIFLLNGFKDWDINLASVNSFLHRREGPPVMIHGETTNTTSLLFDSHSNSIYGDPRRTAQFSNFTPS, from the exons aTGATGGAAAGGAACCTCATAAACCAATTATCAACAAATGCTTTAGTAAATTCTAAAAGCAGCTTATATTCGAAGCTCAGAGTTACGAGAGCACCGGACTTTTATAATGAAATCTCTCTATACCACAATGATGTCAAAGTTAGTCAAAATTTCTACATTGGACTCTCATTGGCTGTTAGCTCTAGTGTCTTTATTGGAGCCAGTTTTATCATAAAAAAGAAAGGGCTTTTAAAGATAAGTCGAGAAGGACAGATTAGAGCAG TGGCTGTTGGAGAAGGTGCCAATTTTGCTGCATATGCATTTGCTCCTGCTACTCTTGTTACACCTCTAGGAGCATTGAGTGTTTTAGTCAG TGCACTTCTTGCATCAAAGTTTCTAGGAGAGAGACTAAACCTGCTTGGTAAAATTGGATGTTTGCTGTGTGTTCTTGGATCCACTGTTATGGTATTACATGCTCCGAAAGAAGGGAGTGTTGCCACCATAGAGGAACTGGGAGAAGAGTCTTTACAATCTG GATTTGTCAACTATGTTATATTTGTGGTTGTGGTGAGCTTTCTGATGATCTCCTATTGTGTTCCAAGGTATGGTAATTCCAACGTAATCGTCCACATTGTCATCTGTTCAGTGATTGGCTCTTTATCAGTTATGGGCTGCAAGGGTGTGGGACTTGCTCTCCGTGAGACAGTTGCAGGTACAAATAAATTCACACAATGGATAACATGGTTTTGCATCTTCTCTGTTGTAATTTGTGTGACAGTCCAGATGAATTACCTCAACAAAGCTCTGGATCTCTTTAACACATCTGTTGTTACTCCCATCTATTACGTCTTTTTCACTTCCTTCGTGATTGTTGCATCTGCTATACTCTTTAGGGAATGGGGAAATATGAGTGCTCAAGACATACTGGGCACTATCTctgggtttcttatcatcattTGTGCCATTTTTCTTTTGAATGGGTTCAAAGATTGGGATATTAATCTGGCAAGTGTGAACTCTTTCCTTCATCGTAGAGAAGGTCCACCAGTTATGATCCATGGAGAGACAACCAACACCACCTCCTTACTATTTGATAGCCACTCTAACAGTATCTATGGTGACCCTCGACGAACTGCTCAGTTCTCCAACTTTACTCCCTCCTAG
- the LOC143244381 gene encoding magnesium transporter NIPA2-like isoform X1 translates to MMERNLINQLSTNALVNSKSSLYSKLRVTRAPDFYNEISLYHNDVKVSQNFYIGLSLAVSSSVFIGASFIIKKKGLLKISREGQIRAGEFYFRKISREGQIRAGLGGYGYLKEWLWWAGFLSMAVGEGANFAAYAFAPATLVTPLGALSVLVSALLASKFLGERLNLLGKIGCLLCVLGSTVMVLHAPKEGSVATIEELGEESLQSGFVNYVIFVVVVSFLMISYCVPRYGNSNVIVHIVICSVIGSLSVMGCKGVGLALRETVAGTNKFTQWITWFCIFSVVICVTVQMNYLNKALDLFNTSVVTPIYYVFFTSFVIVASAILFREWGNMSAQDILGTISGFLIIICAIFLLNGFKDWDINLASVNSFLHRREGPPVMIHGETTNTTSLLFDSHSNSIYGDPRRTAQFSNFTPS, encoded by the exons aTGATGGAAAGGAACCTCATAAACCAATTATCAACAAATGCTTTAGTAAATTCTAAAAGCAGCTTATATTCGAAGCTCAGAGTTACGAGAGCACCGGACTTTTATAATGAAATCTCTCTATACCACAATGATGTCAAAGTTAGTCAAAATTTCTACATTGGACTCTCATTGGCTGTTAGCTCTAGTGTCTTTATTGGAGCCAGTTTTATCATAAAAAAGAAAGGGCTTTTAAAGATAAGTCGAGAAGGACAGATTAGAGCAGGTGAGTTTTACTTTAGAAAGATAAGTCGAGAAGGACAGATTAGAGCAG gtTTAGGAGGATATGGATATTTGAAAGAATGGTTATGGTGGGCTGGATTTCTATCAA TGGCTGTTGGAGAAGGTGCCAATTTTGCTGCATATGCATTTGCTCCTGCTACTCTTGTTACACCTCTAGGAGCATTGAGTGTTTTAGTCAG TGCACTTCTTGCATCAAAGTTTCTAGGAGAGAGACTAAACCTGCTTGGTAAAATTGGATGTTTGCTGTGTGTTCTTGGATCCACTGTTATGGTATTACATGCTCCGAAAGAAGGGAGTGTTGCCACCATAGAGGAACTGGGAGAAGAGTCTTTACAATCTG GATTTGTCAACTATGTTATATTTGTGGTTGTGGTGAGCTTTCTGATGATCTCCTATTGTGTTCCAAGGTATGGTAATTCCAACGTAATCGTCCACATTGTCATCTGTTCAGTGATTGGCTCTTTATCAGTTATGGGCTGCAAGGGTGTGGGACTTGCTCTCCGTGAGACAGTTGCAGGTACAAATAAATTCACACAATGGATAACATGGTTTTGCATCTTCTCTGTTGTAATTTGTGTGACAGTCCAGATGAATTACCTCAACAAAGCTCTGGATCTCTTTAACACATCTGTTGTTACTCCCATCTATTACGTCTTTTTCACTTCCTTCGTGATTGTTGCATCTGCTATACTCTTTAGGGAATGGGGAAATATGAGTGCTCAAGACATACTGGGCACTATCTctgggtttcttatcatcattTGTGCCATTTTTCTTTTGAATGGGTTCAAAGATTGGGATATTAATCTGGCAAGTGTGAACTCTTTCCTTCATCGTAGAGAAGGTCCACCAGTTATGATCCATGGAGAGACAACCAACACCACCTCCTTACTATTTGATAGCCACTCTAACAGTATCTATGGTGACCCTCGACGAACTGCTCAGTTCTCCAACTTTACTCCCTCCTAG